One segment of Hippopotamus amphibius kiboko isolate mHipAmp2 chromosome 2, mHipAmp2.hap2, whole genome shotgun sequence DNA contains the following:
- the CIROP gene encoding LOW QUALITY PROTEIN: ciliated left-right organizer metallopeptidase (The sequence of the model RefSeq protein was modified relative to this genomic sequence to represent the inferred CDS: inserted 6 bases in 5 codons; deleted 1 base in 1 codon; substituted 10 bases at 10 genomic stop codons), whose translation MLLLLLWGAATSRCLXDETQTSXSLLRPAFSQPPPDCHSSSLTLPGSQHPXPLRIQTRHIGDPVSXGAWDSEGDGVRGXSQALAAGREAVQWLQGVLAIPLRQGPLPLSRNHARYCHAVWGDPDTPHYHRCSLLKPEYQGESCLGGKMSHFTPCHISDAHLCGYALWPEKELPPPIQPDGPGVQNTDFFLYVWVAHTSKCHQEPSPLLSAPTLSWPIRSPRCLLHSEDRPLAGTIVYCAQHLTSPSLGHSDVVLATLHERLHALGFSGQLFKKWRDCPSGFCTQKGLSTKQQVTRXDAWGQLLLTTXLAKQFGLLWVSLGAPLEEELPRGPLSLRWEAXLLQGCIMTATYNGAQHTRLDPITLTAFKVSAWYHVNHSTAEELLWGQGSSIFQAGSGLEFGLVTTCGNGTSDFFCTGSELGCHYLYLDKGSCSSDLMLEGCRRYRPLANGTECWXEENGFPSGAENPHGEIYHQQSCCFLANLTSQLLPGDKIRHPSQIPHLKEATXPGHCYLHKCTERGVYKVQVEGSPWVPRLPGKAIQIPGNNGHLFCPQGQXCXTNEGTDAISITHLPVSLSTQDLLFQLSLRLAAPPDHSLEKEXHEDLPEAVLQALVSPGGSKCPFGCYFHSLLISTSLVFTVYMWKSPGCQGPPVGMLHRALTLTLQKKPRSMFLGIIPGQRLPLHSXVSSYSDHNPSMTHLGLSMGLCLAWLILVSVLGTVAXQTSYKVGPSAPDHSPDLQGATGGPVGGIRQM comes from the exons ATGTTGCTGCTGCTCCTCTGGGGGGCTGCCACCAGCAGGTGTCTGTAGGACGAGACACAGACGTC GAGCCTTCTCAGGCCCGCTttctcccagcctcccccagaCTGCCACTcttcctccctcaccctccctggcTCCCAGCATCCTTAACCCCTCCGCATCCAGACCCGCCATATTGGAGATCCTGTAT GAGGAGCTTGGGATTCTGAGGGAGACGGGGTGAGAGGGTGATCCCAAGCCCTGGCGGCAGGGAGAGAGGCGGTTCAGTGGCTCCAGGGTGTCCTAGCAA TCCCTCTAAGGCAAGGACCCCTGCCTCTGAGTCGAAATCACGCACGGTACTGCCATGCTGTCTGGGGAGACCCAGACACCCCACACTACCACAG GTGCAGCCTCTTGAAACCAGAATACCAAGGAGAGAGTTGCTTAGGGGGGAAG ATGTCACATTTCACTCCCTGCCACATCTCTGATGCCCATCTCTGTGGTTATGCCTTGTGGCCAGAGAAGGAACTCCCACCACCAATCCAGCCAGATGGGCCTGGGGTccaaaacactgatttttttctgtatgtgtggGTTGCCCACACTTCCAAGTGCCACCAAGAG CCCAGTCCCCTCCTTTCCGCCCCCACCTTGTCATGGCCCATCCGTAGCCCCCGCTGCCTGCTGCACTCAGAAGACAGGCCCCTTGCTGGAACCATTGTCTACTGTGCCCAGCATCTCACCAGCCCCAGCCTCGGCCACAGTGATGTGGTCCTGG CCACACTCCATGAACGGCTCCACGCCCTGGGTTTCTCTGGACAGCTCTTCAAGAAGTGGAGGGATTGCCCTTCAGG TTTCTGTACTCAGAAAGGACTGTCTACAAAGCAACAAGTGACAAGGTGAGATGCATGGGGACAGCTGCTTCTCACCA GCCTGGCCAAACAGTTTGGACTGCTATGGGTTTCACTGGGTGCTCCCTTGGAAGAAGAG CTACCGAGGGGCCCTTTGTCTTTACGCTGGGAGGCCTGACTACTCCAGGGCTGTATAATGACGGCTACCTACAATGGCGCCCAGCACACTCGGCTTGACCCAATCACTCTCACTGCCTTCAAAGTCTCAGCCTGGTACCACGTCAACCACAGCACTGCAGAGGAGCTGTTGTGGGGCCAG GGCTCCTCTATCTTTCAAGCAGGCTCTGGCCTGGAATTTGGCCTGGTGACCACTTGTGGGAATGGCACCTCAGATTTCTTCTGTACTGGCAG CGAACTGGGCTGCCACTACCTGTACCTGGACAAGGGAAGCTGCTCCTCAGACCTCATGCTGGAAGGCTGCCGCAGGTACAGGCCCTTGGCCAACGGG ACTGAATGCTGGTAGGAGGAAAATGGATTCCCATCTGGGGCAGAGAATCCCCATGGGGAGATCTACCATCAGCAGAGTTGTTGCTTCCTTGCCAACCTCACTTCACAGCTGCTTCCTGGGGACAAGATCAGGCATCCCTCTCAGATCCCACACCTCAAGGAAGCAA CCCCTGGCCACTGCTACTTACATAAATGCACGGAGAGGGGAGTGTACAAGGTGCAGGTGGAGGGATCACCCTGGGTCCCACGCCTTCCAGGAAAGGCTATTCAG ATACCTGGGAACAATGGTCACCTCTTCTGTCCCCAGGGTC CATGTTAGACTAATGAAGGTACCGATGCTATCAGTATTACTCACCTGCCTGTAAGTCTTTCGACTCAAGACCTGTTATTCCAGCTGTCTTTACGATTAGCTGCGCCCCCAGACCATTCCCTGGAGAAGGAATAGCATGAAGACCTGCCTGAAGCAGTACTACAGGCTCTGGTGAGCCCTGGTGG ATCCAAATGTCCATTTGGGTGCTATTTCCACAGCCTCTTGATCAGCACTAGTCTGGTGTTCACTGTGTACATGTGGAAATCCCCTGGCTGCCAAGGGCCTCCAGTTGGTATGCTGCACAGGGCCCTGACCCTGACTCTCCAGAAGAAACCTAGGAGTATGTT CCTGGGCATTATTCCAGGCCAAAGATTACCTCTGCATTCCTAGGTTTCTAGTTACTCGGACCATAATCCTTCCATGACCCATCTAGGTCTGTCCATGGGACTCTGCCTAGCGTGG CTTATCCTGGTAAGTGTGCTGGGAACCGTGGCCTAACAAACAAGCTACAAGGTGGGACCTTCTGCCCCTGACCATTCACCAGATCTCCAAGGCGCAACAGGGGGCCCAGTTGGAGGAATAAGGCAGATGTGA
- the C2H14orf119 gene encoding uncharacterized protein C14orf119 homolog, with protein MPLESSSSSMPLSFPSPLPSVPDSISDSSPPPMSYITSQEMKCILHWFASWSGPQRERFLQDLVAKAVPGKLQPLLESLEQLSVSGAHRPPCIFECQLRLWDQWFRGWAEQERNEFVRQLEVSEPDFVARFYQAVAATAGKD; from the coding sequence ATGCCACTGGAATCATCTTCCTCTTCGATGCCGctatccttcccttctcccttacCCTCAGTACCAGACAGTATTTCtgactcttcccctcccccaatgtCTTACATCACTTCCCAGGAGATGAAGTGTATTCTTCACTGGTTTGCCAGCTGGTCAGGTCCTCAGCGTGAACGTTTCCTACAGGACCTGGTAGCTAAGGCAGTACCAGGAAAATTGCAGCCACTGCTGGAAAGTCTGGAGCAGCTTAGTGTGTCTGGAGCACATCGACCACCTTGTATCTTTGAGTGCCAGCTGCGTCTTTGGGATCAGTGGTTTCGAGGTTGGGCTGAGCAAGAGCGCAATGAATTTGTCAGGCAGCTAGAGGTCAGTGAGCCAGACTTCGTGGCCAGGTTTTACCAAGCAGTGGCTGCTACAGCTGGTAAAGACTGA